One window of the Perca flavescens isolate YP-PL-M2 chromosome 5, PFLA_1.0, whole genome shotgun sequence genome contains the following:
- the LOC114555793 gene encoding phospholipid phosphatase 1: MFEAAGIPLVVLDFVCLILVGLPFFILTPQHNPFKRGFFCNDESIKYPLKEDTISYQLLGGVMIPFTLIVIVCGECLSVYLSHIKNQSFGTKYVACVYKAVGSYVFGAAASQSLTDIAKYSIGRLRPNFLAVCKPVWNSINCKTVGYIENFTCTGDKFLVDEARLSFYSGHSSFSMYCMLFLVLYIQARLRSEWSRLLRPSIQFFLIATAVYVGLSRVSDYKHHWSDVLTGLLQGGLVATLTVFCVSNFFEQPVDPVVSQEVEASHTSLQENPFNGNHYGSTE, from the exons ATGTTTGAAGCTGCAGGGATCCCCCTCGTCGTGCTGGACTTTGTCTGTCTCATACTCG TTGGACTTCCATTTTTTATCCTTACCCCTCAACACAACCCTTTCAAACGGGGGTTCTTCTGTAACGATGAGTCTATCAAATACCCCCTCAAAGAGGACACCATATCCTACCAGCTGCTGGGAGGAGTCATGATCCCCTTCACACTGATCGTG ATCGTCTGTGGCGAGTGCCTTTCTGTTTACTTGTCTCACATCAAGAACCAGTCTTTTGGGACCAAGTATGTGGCGTGTGTCTACAAAGCTGTGGGGAGCTATGTGTTTGGAGCTGCTGCTAGCCAGTCTCTGACAGACATAGCCAAGTACTCCATAGGCCGCCTGCGGCCAAACTTCCTGGCTGTATGCAAACCAGTCTGGAATAGCATCAACTGCAAAACTGTCGGATACATCGAGAACTTCACCTGCACTGGAGACAAGTTTCTGGTAGATGAGGCCAG ACTGTCCTTCTACTCTGGTCATTCATCCTTCTCTATGTACTGCATGCTGTTCCTTGTA CTGTACATTCAAGCCAGACTGAGGTCAGAATGGTCGAGGCTTCTGCGTCCCAGCATCCAATTCTTCCTAATTGCCACTGCTGTGTATGTGGGTCTCTCTCGAGTGTCTGACTACAAACATCACTGGAGTGATGTGCTCACTGGCCTCCTGCAGGGAGGTTTAGTGGCTACTCTCACA GTGTTCTGTGTGTCCAATTTCTTTGAACAGCCGGTGGACCCAGTGGTGTCACAGGAGGTAGAAGCCTCACACACCAGTTTACAGGAAAACCCTTTCAATGGGAACCACTATGGCAGCACTGAATGA
- the LOC114556240 gene encoding chondroitin sulfate N-acetylgalactosaminyltransferase 1, with protein sequence MIKRWLLALSARVGLTVLGLCCCLSLFYLLACKPTSHSSQQSLLWSGGATSKEGYMALLQEREDSHRHYINSLTKQIAQLKEALQERTQQLQESLEKAKTRGILPQGLESLHKTPTQTDLKDFLRSQLNQAEVNSGVKLLSEYAVIPFDTFTLRRVYQLETGLTRHPEERPVRRDRRDELISTVETALHVLNGHQQHTDNTRRKRTYSPSDFIEGLTRTERDRGTVYELMFKGAGPQDFTQLMLFRPFGPMMKVKSESVDIRSMLINIIVPLSKRPDAFRQFINNFREVCIRLDGRVHLTVVYFGRDQIDQVKAMLDQTTRETRFRSFTLIQLNEEFSRGRGLEVGARAWRRSQNVLLFFCDVDIHFTADFLTSCRLNAEPGKKVYYPVLFSQYNPSIIYSNQTILPSVQQQLVIKKETGFWRDFGFGMTCQYRSDFLNIGGFDRNIKGWGLEDVHLYRKYLHSKLIVIRSPSRGLFHLWHEKNCADELPPDKYKMCMQTKAMSEASHGQLGELFFKREIEVHLSSQKQMDRGT encoded by the exons ATGATTAAACGGTGGCTTTTAGCCCTGTCGGCCCGGGTCGGCCTCACTGTGCTGGGCCTCTGCTGCTGTCTGTCCCTGTTCTACCTCCTCGCCTGTAAACCCACGTCTCACAGCAGCCAGCAGTCTCTGCTGTGGTCTGGTGGGGCCACCAGTAAAGAAGGATACATGGCCTTGTTGCAGGAGAGGGAGGACTCTCACAGACATTACATCAACAGCCTGACGAAGCAGATAGCCCAGCTGAAAGAAGCTCTCCAGGAGAGGACGCAGCAGCTTCAAGAGTCCCTGGAGAAAGCTAAAACAAGAGGGATTCTGCCTCAGGGTCTGGAGAGTCTGCACAAAACCCCGACACAGACTGACCTTAAG GATTTCCTACGCTCCCAGCTGAACCAGGCAGAGGTGAACTCAGGTGTAAAGCTGCTCAGCGAATATGCAGTGATTCCTTTTGACACTTTCACCCTGCGGAG GGTGTACCAGCTGGAGACAGGACTGACAAGGCACCCAGAGGAGAGGCCTGTGAGGAGAGACCGCAGAGACGAGCTGATAAGCACAGTGGAAACAGCTCTGCACGTCCTGAACGGACATCAGCAACACACTGACAACACCAGACGGAAGCGCACATACTCCCCTTCAGACTTCATAGAGG GGTTGACCCGTACAGAGCGGGACAGAGGAACCGTTTACGAGCTGATGTTTAAAGGCGCCGGCCCGCAGGACTTCACACAGCTCATGCTCTTCAGGCCATTTGGTCCCATGATGAAGGTGAAGAGCGAGAGTGTGGACATACGCAGCATGCTCATTAACATCATCGTACCTCTTTCCAAGAGGCCGGACGCATTCAGGCAGTTCATCAACAACTTCAG AGAGGTTTGCATCCGGCTGGACGGCAGGGTGCATCTGACTGTGGTCTACTTTGGTCGCGATCAGATAGACCAGGTGAAAGCCATGCTGGACCAGACCACCAG AGAGACTCGGTTCAGGAGCTTCACTTTGATCCAGCTGAATGAGGAGTTTTCTCGTGGTCGGGGCTTAGAAGTGGGCGCCAGGGCTTGGAGGCGCAGTCAGAATGTCCTGCTCTTCTTCTGTGATGTTGACATCCACTTTACCGCCGACTTCTTAACTTCCTGTCGTCTCAACGCTGAACCTG GTAAGAAAGTGTACTATCCAGTGCTCTTTAGCCAGTACAACCCATCTATTATCTATAGTAATCAGACAATTCTACCCTCTGTTCAACAACAACTG GTGATAAAGAAGGAAACTGGATTCTGGAGAGACTTTGGGTTTGGCATGACATGCCAGTACAGGTCTGATTTCCTCAACATAG GGGGTTTTGACCGTAACATCAAAGGTTGGGGGTTGGAGGATGTGCACCTGTACAGGAAGTACCTTCACAGTAAGCTGATAGTGATTCGCTCTCCGTCCAGAGGCCTTTTCCACTTGTGGCACGAGAAGAACTGTGCAGACGAGCTCCCTCCAGACAAATACAAGATGTGTATGCAGACCAAAGCCATGAGCGAAGCCTCGCACGGCCAGCTGGGGGAGCTGTTTTTCAAACGAGAGATTGAGGTTCATTTGAGCTCCCAGAAGCAGATGGACAGAGGAACATGA
- the rnf122 gene encoding RING finger protein 122 isoform X2, translating into MHPFQWCNGCFCGLGLVYSNKSCTMPPITFQDLPLNIYMVIFGTGIFVFILSLIFCCYFISKLRHQAQSERFGYREVVLKGDPKKLNLHGTCAVCLEDFKVKDELGVLPCQHAFHRKCLVKWLEVRCVCPMCNKPIAGPPEQHHSIGTLLDELV; encoded by the exons GGTGCTTCTGTGGTCTGGGACTGGTTTACTCCAACAAGTCGTGCACCATGCCACCCATCACCTTCCAGGACCTGCCTCTTAACATCTACATGGTCATTTTTGGGACTGGCATCTTTGTCTTCATCCTGAGCCTCATCTTCTGCTGTTACTTCATCAG CAAACTACGACACCAAGCCCAGAGTGAGCGGTTTGGATACAGAGAG GTGGTTTTAAAAGGAGATCCAAAAAAGTTGAATCTTCATGGG ACGTGCGCCGTGTGTCTGGAGGACTTCAAAGTCAAAGATGAGCTGGGAGTGTTGCCATGCCAACATGCTTTTCACAGGAA GTGTCTGGTAAAGTGGTTGGAGGTGCGCTGCGTCTGCCCCATGTGCAACAAACCCATAGCAGGCCCCCCGGAGCAGCACCACAGCATAGGGACTCTTTTGGATGAACTGGTGTAA
- the rnf122 gene encoding RING finger protein 122 isoform X1, giving the protein MHPFQWCNGCFCGLGLVYSNKSCTMPPITFQDLPLNIYMVIFGTGIFVFILSLIFCCYFISKLRHQAQSERFGYREVVLKGDPKKLNLHGQTCAVCLEDFKVKDELGVLPCQHAFHRKCLVKWLEVRCVCPMCNKPIAGPPEQHHSIGTLLDELV; this is encoded by the exons GGTGCTTCTGTGGTCTGGGACTGGTTTACTCCAACAAGTCGTGCACCATGCCACCCATCACCTTCCAGGACCTGCCTCTTAACATCTACATGGTCATTTTTGGGACTGGCATCTTTGTCTTCATCCTGAGCCTCATCTTCTGCTGTTACTTCATCAG CAAACTACGACACCAAGCCCAGAGTGAGCGGTTTGGATACAGAGAG GTGGTTTTAAAAGGAGATCCAAAAAAGTTGAATCTTCATGGG CAGACGTGCGCCGTGTGTCTGGAGGACTTCAAAGTCAAAGATGAGCTGGGAGTGTTGCCATGCCAACATGCTTTTCACAGGAA GTGTCTGGTAAAGTGGTTGGAGGTGCGCTGCGTCTGCCCCATGTGCAACAAACCCATAGCAGGCCCCCCGGAGCAGCACCACAGCATAGGGACTCTTTTGGATGAACTGGTGTAA